In Candidatus Nitronauta litoralis, one DNA window encodes the following:
- the moaA gene encoding GTP 3',8-cyclase MoaA → MSVDTQPQRPILKDGMGRTIVNLRISVTDRCNFRCTYCMPADNVEFMDREKLLSFEELTRVVQVVSKMGIYRLRLTGGEPLLRKDLPSLVKMLKGVQGIEDVAMTTNAFFLKEHAQALADAGLSRLNISLDALDKEKFAHVNRRDCVQQVLDGIAKARDVGFQSIKINAVAMKGFSEDEIIKLVEYGRSDGFEIRFIEFMPLDADKTWERDKVLFGHEIVDIIKAKFPLEPIQDSLEIGPASEFRFADGKGKIGIITAVSNPFCDYCNRIRMTADGKLRTCLFSENEHNLKELIRGGASDADIEQRIREALVIKEPGHKINLDDFKRPERAMHAIGG, encoded by the coding sequence ATGAGCGTAGATACCCAACCACAGCGCCCTATCCTGAAAGACGGAATGGGCAGAACCATAGTCAATCTCCGGATTTCCGTCACGGACCGGTGCAATTTCCGCTGTACCTATTGCATGCCTGCTGACAACGTCGAGTTCATGGACCGCGAAAAACTGCTGTCTTTTGAAGAACTCACTCGTGTCGTGCAGGTAGTCTCCAAAATGGGGATCTACCGGCTGCGCCTTACGGGCGGTGAGCCTCTTTTACGCAAAGACCTGCCAAGCCTCGTAAAAATGCTGAAAGGAGTCCAGGGCATCGAAGATGTCGCCATGACCACCAACGCGTTCTTCCTGAAAGAACACGCCCAGGCACTTGCAGACGCTGGTTTGAGTCGACTCAACATCAGCCTCGACGCTCTCGACAAGGAAAAATTCGCCCACGTCAACCGCCGCGACTGTGTTCAGCAGGTTCTCGACGGTATCGCCAAAGCCCGCGATGTTGGATTCCAGTCAATCAAGATCAACGCCGTTGCGATGAAGGGTTTCTCTGAAGACGAGATTATCAAGCTTGTAGAGTACGGTCGGTCGGATGGTTTTGAAATCCGCTTCATCGAATTCATGCCACTGGATGCTGACAAAACCTGGGAACGCGACAAGGTCCTGTTTGGCCACGAGATCGTCGACATCATCAAAGCAAAGTTTCCGCTGGAGCCGATCCAGGATTCACTCGAAATCGGACCGGCCAGCGAATTCCGCTTTGCCGACGGTAAAGGAAAAATCGGGATCATCACCGCTGTGAGCAATCCCTTTTGTGACTACTGCAACCGCATCCGTATGACAGCGGACGGCAAGCTTCGCACCTGTCTCTTCTCCGAAAACGAGCACAATCTGAAAGAACTGATCCGGGGTGGAGCAAGCGATGCGGATATAGAACAAAGAATCCGCGAGGCACTGGTCATTAAAGAACCAGGACACAAAATCAACCTGGATGATTTCAAGCGGCCAGAACGCGCCATGCACGCAATTGGCGGCTGA
- a CDS encoding P-II family nitrogen regulator, with translation MKMIRCYIRYESLEAVREKLFALGAPGLSVSEVKGIGKPMSQMRSGSDPNGSVLPQFLPRVEITVVLDDEGVNEVVDALVQILRTGKQGDGKIFILPVDETIRVRTGETGEQALY, from the coding sequence ATGAAGATGATTCGTTGTTATATTCGATATGAAAGTCTGGAAGCTGTGCGGGAAAAACTGTTCGCACTGGGCGCCCCGGGTCTGTCTGTTTCAGAGGTTAAAGGAATTGGCAAACCTATGAGCCAGATGCGGTCGGGATCCGATCCCAATGGGTCTGTGTTGCCTCAGTTTCTTCCCCGGGTGGAAATCACCGTAGTCCTCGACGATGAAGGTGTGAATGAAGTGGTCGACGCTCTGGTTCAAATCCTGCGTACTGGTAAGCAGGGAGATGGAAAAATCTTTATCCTGCCGGTTGATGAGACGATACGAGTCCGGACCGGCGAAACGGGCGAGCAGGCACTTTACTGA
- a CDS encoding SprT family zinc-dependent metalloprotease — MESTSESMTIPNLNTGTVSLGIGEEDFEKDVFKLLFTCRKGGFDFLGQLRLDNRQNRVDVEMFNEGYFGYFEDEKDNVMMHLAAKSLSGLERHSIVPEKFRELGKEHLLNLKKTTPTITRKEPEVEEEETGLQGIFDRLNKEYFKGRLDARIEWGREVKTPNKRSFRFGSYDSAKNLIRIHPRLKQEFVPHYVLESTIFHEMCHQACPPVKRNGQWQSHHRDFKKKEREYRHYREAVKWEKTHWAKLLTPAPAG, encoded by the coding sequence ATGGAATCCACCTCCGAAAGCATGACGATCCCGAATCTGAATACAGGAACCGTTTCCCTTGGAATTGGCGAAGAGGACTTTGAAAAAGACGTCTTCAAGCTTTTGTTCACCTGCCGCAAAGGTGGATTTGATTTCCTGGGCCAACTTCGTCTGGATAACAGACAAAACCGGGTGGATGTTGAAATGTTTAATGAAGGATATTTTGGTTATTTTGAGGATGAAAAAGATAACGTCATGATGCATCTTGCGGCAAAGTCGCTTTCAGGATTGGAGCGCCATAGTATCGTGCCGGAAAAGTTCCGTGAATTGGGGAAAGAACATCTACTAAACTTGAAGAAGACCACCCCAACCATCACTCGTAAGGAACCCGAAGTCGAGGAGGAAGAAACCGGATTGCAGGGGATATTTGATCGGTTGAACAAGGAGTATTTTAAAGGCAGGCTGGATGCCCGTATTGAATGGGGCCGGGAAGTCAAGACACCCAACAAGCGTTCATTCAGGTTTGGTTCATACGATTCAGCTAAAAACCTGATTCGAATTCATCCCAGGCTCAAACAGGAGTTTGTCCCGCATTATGTTTTGGAATCCACTATTTTTCATGAGATGTGTCATCAAGCCTGCCCACCTGTGAAGCGGAATGGCCAGTGGCAGTCTCACCATCGTGACTTTAAAAAGAAAGAACGGGAGTATCGCCATTACCGGGAGGCGGTCAAGTGGGAGAAAACCCATTGGGCTAAGTTGCTGACTCCGGCTCCTGCAGGCTGA
- a CDS encoding paraslipin: MEVEIIEGFDLFYLAIAFVVFVVVSAGVKLVPQQNAFVVERLGKFTQTLNAGLHFIIPFVDKVAYKHSLKENAIDIPSQSAITKDNVTLVIDGVLYLKVTDPKQASYGVGDARYAISQLAQTTMRSELGKMTLDKTFEERETLNSNIVLSINEASEVWGIQCLRYEIKDINPPATVLKAMELQMAAERQKRAEVLGSEAKRQSQINIAEGQKQEVVLKSEAAMTDQINRAKGEAQAILEVARATAEGIETVAVSIEKTGGEKAVALKLAEQYIDAFSGLARTTNTVLLPENTGDMGSMVAQALAVFNTIQNQVKQQNPEAGV; encoded by the coding sequence ATGGAAGTAGAAATTATTGAAGGGTTTGATCTTTTTTACCTGGCGATCGCTTTTGTCGTCTTTGTCGTAGTATCCGCCGGGGTCAAGCTGGTTCCTCAGCAAAACGCATTTGTTGTGGAACGGTTGGGTAAGTTTACACAAACCCTCAATGCAGGTCTTCACTTCATCATTCCGTTTGTAGACAAGGTGGCTTATAAACACTCCCTGAAAGAAAATGCAATCGACATTCCAAGCCAGTCTGCGATCACCAAGGATAACGTAACACTGGTGATCGACGGAGTCCTTTATCTAAAAGTAACGGATCCCAAGCAGGCTTCGTATGGAGTGGGCGATGCCCGCTACGCGATTTCTCAGCTGGCTCAAACCACCATGCGCTCGGAGCTCGGAAAGATGACGCTGGATAAAACATTCGAAGAAAGGGAAACCTTGAACTCGAATATTGTCTTGAGCATCAACGAGGCTTCAGAGGTCTGGGGAATTCAATGTCTGCGTTATGAGATCAAGGACATCAACCCTCCCGCAACGGTACTTAAAGCGATGGAACTGCAGATGGCGGCGGAGCGGCAAAAACGGGCCGAGGTGTTGGGTTCAGAGGCCAAGCGCCAGTCTCAAATTAATATTGCAGAAGGTCAAAAGCAGGAGGTTGTTTTAAAGTCAGAAGCTGCGATGACGGATCAGATCAATCGGGCCAAAGGTGAAGCGCAGGCCATATTGGAAGTGGCGCGCGCAACGGCGGAAGGAATCGAAACGGTTGCCGTTTCGATCGAAAAAACCGGAGGCGAAAAAGCCGTCGCCCTTAAACTTGCGGAACAATACATCGATGCATTCAGCGGGTTGGCCCGGACAACCAACACGGTACTGCTGCCCGAGAATACAGGTGATATGGGATCGATGGTGGCTCAGGCCCTGGCCGTGTTCAACACCATCCAGAACCAGGTGAAACAGCAAAATCCTGAGGCAGGGGTTTAA
- a CDS encoding YggS family pyridoxal phosphate-dependent enzyme, translating to MFSKNLEAIQKRIASAANRAGRDVSDINLLAISKTFPVDSIREAIECGQLVFGENKIQEAVGKIEELKDAGIDWHFVGHLQKNKVKYVPGRFSLVHSIDSLELAHKLHQESEKQGLVTRILIQVNVSGEASKSGTPPENLKVILERAREYSGISIEGLMTIPPFDPDPESARPWFRELRELRDDVNKVFGLNLKHLSMGMSRDFEVAIEEGATWVRVGTALFGGRS from the coding sequence TTGTTTTCCAAAAACCTTGAAGCCATTCAAAAGCGCATAGCCTCGGCAGCCAACCGTGCCGGACGGGACGTGTCGGATATCAACCTGCTGGCGATCAGCAAAACTTTTCCTGTAGACTCCATTCGCGAAGCTATTGAATGCGGGCAGCTTGTGTTTGGGGAAAACAAGATTCAGGAAGCGGTTGGTAAAATTGAAGAGTTAAAAGACGCTGGTATCGACTGGCATTTCGTCGGGCATCTGCAAAAAAACAAGGTAAAATACGTTCCGGGTCGATTTTCCTTGGTGCATTCTATCGATTCTCTGGAGCTTGCCCATAAGCTGCATCAGGAAAGTGAAAAGCAGGGGCTTGTGACCCGTATATTGATTCAGGTCAACGTTTCAGGTGAAGCGTCCAAGTCGGGCACTCCGCCCGAAAATTTAAAGGTGATTTTGGAAAGGGCACGGGAGTATTCGGGAATTTCAATTGAGGGATTGATGACGATTCCTCCGTTTGATCCTGATCCGGAAAGTGCCCGTCCCTGGTTTCGTGAACTCCGGGAACTGAGAGATGATGTGAACAAGGTGTTCGGATTGAACCTGAAGCATTTGTCCATGGGAATGTCGCGGGATTTTGAAGTGGCCATTGAAGAGGGTGCCACCTGGGTGCGGGTGGGGACAGCCCTGTTTGGCGGGCGAAGTTAA
- a CDS encoding response regulator, whose translation MAKGKILVIDDEEDVREVIRLHLEKGGFHVIEATDGMEGISLLRSGDNLVNVGAILCDIRMPKINGVEAIEVFKKEAAGIPVIVVTGYPDAELAVSLLKKGVKDYLVKPVDREKLLEVVEEAVMAGKDFDF comes from the coding sequence ATGGCTAAAGGAAAAATTTTAGTAATTGATGATGAAGAAGATGTAAGAGAAGTGATTCGGCTTCATCTTGAAAAAGGCGGATTTCATGTAATTGAAGCGACTGATGGTATGGAAGGGATATCCCTTCTAAGAAGCGGTGACAATCTTGTCAATGTAGGCGCTATCCTTTGCGACATCAGGATGCCAAAGATTAATGGTGTGGAAGCGATAGAGGTGTTTAAAAAAGAAGCAGCAGGTATTCCCGTCATTGTTGTGACTGGCTATCCGGATGCAGAACTCGCCGTTTCCCTTCTAAAAAAAGGAGTGAAGGATTATCTGGTCAAGCCGGTTGATCGTGAAAAGCTTTTAGAGGTTGTCGAGGAAGCCGTGATGGCCGGTAAGGATTTTGATTTTTAG
- a CDS encoding iron-sulfur cluster assembly scaffold protein SufE, translated as MSAVEEKFSQKFDEAAGQPKHRGAFYKEEATEKGLALVEAKFKDMKLYWLVDPSEDRVYSSKFFAYGGKVSLGICETLSSMVKGLTIDEACTLTGEDVERQLRDEEGVPAIPESKTKSLASVAELMKIIKENYPNSKALAAVSASVKEAGKPASTFKDLTLAEQAWLGLSEEEQIQQVDMVLTEKVRPALMADGGNIQVLEIVDGEKVMVQYQGACGSCGSSLGATLSFIEQALRTNVYPELQVVPNM; from the coding sequence ATGTCTGCTGTTGAGGAAAAATTTTCCCAGAAATTCGATGAGGCTGCAGGTCAGCCAAAGCACCGGGGCGCTTTTTATAAAGAAGAAGCCACTGAAAAGGGGCTTGCGCTGGTCGAAGCCAAGTTCAAGGACATGAAACTGTACTGGCTGGTCGATCCTTCTGAGGACCGCGTATACAGTTCCAAATTCTTCGCTTATGGGGGCAAAGTGTCCCTGGGTATCTGTGAAACTCTCAGTTCAATGGTGAAAGGTCTCACAATTGACGAGGCTTGCACTCTTACTGGTGAAGATGTAGAGAGGCAATTGCGTGACGAGGAAGGTGTTCCTGCGATTCCGGAATCCAAAACCAAGTCGCTTGCTTCGGTTGCCGAGTTGATGAAAATCATTAAGGAAAACTACCCCAACTCCAAAGCTCTGGCTGCAGTCAGTGCGTCGGTAAAGGAAGCGGGAAAACCAGCGTCCACCTTCAAGGACCTGACTTTGGCCGAGCAGGCCTGGTTGGGGCTTTCCGAGGAAGAACAGATCCAGCAAGTCGACATGGTACTGACTGAAAAAGTGCGTCCCGCGTTGATGGCTGATGGCGGCAATATCCAGGTCCTGGAAATTGTTGATGGAGAAAAGGTGATGGTGCAATACCAGGGGGCCTGCGGTAGTTGCGGTTCTTCTCTTGGTGCAACGCTATCGTTTATTGAACAAGCCCTGCGAACCAATGTGTATCCGGAGTTGCAGGTTGTTCCCAATATGTAA
- the proC gene encoding pyrroline-5-carboxylate reductase, whose translation MAEAVIKGLLNANFLEPKSVWATDVRQERLDDLHSDFKIKVTMDNREVVKKCDILVLAVKPQVMKDVCHEIQDLVTDQKLVISVAAGVSIDSIEDFLQLGKKKKIGVVRTMPNTPAVVQEGVTALSAGKHVKKSEMQVAHRIFEAIGKTVDVAEPHLDAVTGLSGSGPAYIFTIIEALSDAGVKVGLSRDVSDILALQTVVGSARLAQETGKHPGELKAMVTSPGGTTIYGVHALEEGGIRSILMNAVEQATRRSRELGQTAENKNDKKEK comes from the coding sequence ATGGCGGAAGCTGTTATCAAAGGGCTGCTGAACGCAAATTTTCTTGAGCCCAAATCCGTGTGGGCCACCGATGTCCGGCAGGAGCGCCTTGACGACCTCCATTCCGACTTCAAAATTAAAGTGACAATGGATAACCGCGAGGTTGTAAAGAAGTGCGACATTCTGGTTCTGGCCGTAAAGCCCCAGGTCATGAAAGATGTCTGTCATGAGATCCAGGACCTGGTGACCGATCAAAAACTGGTGATCTCGGTTGCCGCCGGCGTGTCTATCGATTCTATCGAAGACTTTTTGCAATTAGGGAAGAAAAAGAAAATAGGGGTAGTGCGTACCATGCCGAATACTCCTGCGGTAGTCCAGGAAGGGGTAACCGCTTTGTCAGCAGGGAAACACGTGAAAAAGTCTGAGATGCAGGTGGCACACCGCATTTTTGAAGCCATTGGCAAGACAGTCGATGTCGCCGAACCTCATCTGGATGCGGTAACTGGCCTTAGCGGCAGTGGACCCGCCTATATTTTCACCATCATTGAAGCCCTCTCCGATGCCGGAGTTAAAGTCGGGTTATCCAGGGATGTGTCCGATATTCTGGCCTTGCAGACGGTCGTGGGTTCGGCGCGGCTGGCGCAGGAGACCGGCAAGCATCCGGGCGAACTAAAAGCGATGGTGACCTCTCCTGGAGGCACAACTATTTACGGGGTGCATGCATTAGAAGAGGGGGGCATCCGTTCGATTTTAATGAACGCTGTAGAGCAGGCCACCCGGCGTTCCCGTGAGCTTGGTCAAACCGCAGAAAACAAGAACGATAAAAAAGAGAAATAA
- the sufB gene encoding Fe-S cluster assembly protein SufB, whose amino-acid sequence MTDPTKSPSVDEVLEDRGQYKYGFTTDIESDTLPKGLNEDVIRHISKKKNEPEFMLNFRLKAYKKWLTMEEPKWPNVHYPKIDFQDISYYSAPKPKKVLESIDEVDPELLRTFDKLGIPLDEQKKLANVAVDAVFDSVSVATTHKKKLMEVGIIFCPISEALQEYPELVEEYLGTVVPIGDNFYSALNSAVFTDGSFVYIPPDTISPMELSTYFRINTQETGQFERTLIICAENSYVSYLEGCTAPQFDTNQLHAAVVELVTLENAEIKYSTVQNWYAGDPETGKGGIYNFVTKRGKCVGDNSKISWTQVETGSAITWKYPSCILQGDNTQGEFYSVALTNGLMQADTGTKMIHIGENTRSSIISKGISADKSSNSYRGQVKVGPKAKNARNYTQCDSMLVGDKCSAHTFPYIETANSSVQLEHEASTSKISEDQLFYFESRGISRENAIQTVINGFCKEVFKQLPMEFAVEAQKLLALKLEDSVG is encoded by the coding sequence ATGACAGACCCAACCAAGTCCCCAAGCGTTGATGAAGTTCTGGAGGACCGTGGTCAATACAAGTACGGTTTTACCACCGACATCGAATCGGACACCCTGCCGAAGGGCTTGAACGAAGATGTCATTCGCCATATTTCGAAGAAAAAGAATGAGCCGGAATTCATGCTCAATTTCCGTCTCAAAGCTTATAAAAAATGGCTGACGATGGAAGAGCCCAAGTGGCCGAATGTGCATTACCCGAAAATCGATTTTCAGGACATCTCTTATTACTCTGCTCCCAAACCGAAAAAGGTGTTGGAGAGTATTGACGAGGTCGATCCAGAATTGCTCAGGACATTTGATAAGCTGGGTATCCCGCTTGATGAGCAAAAGAAGCTGGCCAATGTTGCAGTTGACGCGGTATTCGACAGTGTCAGTGTTGCCACAACTCACAAGAAAAAGTTGATGGAAGTGGGCATCATCTTCTGTCCTATTTCGGAAGCTTTACAGGAATACCCGGAGCTGGTGGAGGAATACCTAGGTACTGTGGTGCCCATTGGAGATAATTTTTATTCTGCGCTCAACAGCGCTGTGTTCACCGATGGTTCCTTTGTCTACATTCCCCCGGATACCATTTCTCCGATGGAACTGTCGACGTACTTCCGGATCAACACCCAAGAGACAGGACAGTTCGAACGTACACTCATAATCTGCGCAGAAAACAGTTATGTGTCGTATCTGGAAGGGTGTACCGCGCCTCAGTTCGATACGAACCAGTTACATGCGGCGGTGGTTGAACTGGTCACGCTCGAAAACGCGGAGATCAAGTACAGCACGGTTCAAAACTGGTATGCCGGTGATCCGGAAACGGGCAAGGGGGGTATCTACAACTTCGTCACGAAACGTGGCAAGTGTGTGGGCGACAACTCTAAAATTTCCTGGACACAAGTAGAGACCGGTTCCGCCATCACCTGGAAATACCCGAGCTGCATTCTGCAGGGTGACAACACGCAGGGCGAATTTTATTCAGTCGCGCTGACCAATGGCTTGATGCAGGCGGATACCGGAACCAAGATGATCCACATTGGCGAAAACACCCGCTCAAGCATCATCTCGAAAGGGATCTCGGCAGACAAGTCGAGCAACAGTTATCGTGGTCAGGTGAAGGTTGGGCCTAAAGCCAAAAACGCAAGGAACTACACGCAGTGCGACAGCATGCTGGTAGGGGATAAATGTTCCGCCCACACGTTTCCTTACATAGAAACTGCCAACAGTTCTGTTCAACTGGAACACGAGGCCTCGACTTCAAAAATTTCAGAGGATCAGTTGTTCTACTTTGAGTCGCGCGGGATCTCTCGTGAAAATGCGATCCAGACTGTGATCAACGGATTTTGTAAGGAAGTGTTCAAACAGTTGCCAATGGAATTTGCTGTGGAAGCGCAAAAACTTCTGGCGCTCAAACTGGAAGACAGCGTCGGCTGA
- the larE gene encoding ATP-dependent sacrificial sulfur transferase LarE, with product MDLEQKETALRSFIRDCESTVVAYSGGVDSALVLTVAHQELGEKVIGVTAHSPSVPLREREAADAFAKQIGVRHQVIETGEVNLPEYRQNPANRCFFCKTELYSHLIRFAKEEGFTTLLNGTNCDDLGDHRPGLNAAENFHVKSPLVEAGMTKQDVRALSKKMRLPLWEKPASPCLASRIPYGQEVNEEKLLMVEQAEDYLLSLGYRELRVRHFGNTARIELPVGEIKTLREGSHWQETKERFTEIGFHEIEVDEEGFRSGKLNASLT from the coding sequence ATGGATCTGGAACAAAAAGAAACGGCACTTCGAAGCTTTATTCGCGATTGCGAAAGCACCGTAGTGGCTTATTCCGGTGGCGTGGACAGCGCGCTGGTGTTGACCGTCGCACATCAGGAACTGGGCGAAAAAGTTATTGGAGTCACCGCCCACTCGCCAAGTGTCCCATTGAGAGAGCGAGAAGCCGCGGATGCTTTTGCCAAACAGATCGGTGTCCGTCATCAAGTTATAGAAACAGGAGAAGTGAACCTGCCGGAATACCGGCAAAATCCGGCCAACCGGTGTTTCTTCTGCAAAACCGAGTTGTACAGCCACCTCATCCGGTTTGCTAAAGAAGAAGGATTCACAACACTCCTCAATGGCACCAATTGCGATGATCTCGGAGATCACCGTCCGGGCCTCAATGCCGCCGAAAACTTTCATGTGAAAAGTCCTCTGGTCGAAGCAGGTATGACCAAGCAGGATGTACGTGCGCTGTCTAAAAAAATGAGATTGCCTCTTTGGGAAAAACCGGCATCACCTTGTCTCGCTTCGCGAATCCCTTATGGACAAGAGGTAAACGAGGAAAAACTGTTGATGGTCGAACAGGCAGAGGATTATTTGCTATCTCTAGGTTATCGCGAACTCCGGGTGCGCCATTTTGGCAACACGGCCCGCATCGAATTACCGGTTGGTGAAATAAAGACCTTACGAGAGGGATCCCATTGGCAGGAAACCAAAGAGCGCTTTACCGAAATCGGGTTTCACGAAATAGAAGTGGATGAAGAAGGATTTCGCTCCGGAAAGTTAAACGCTTCACTGACCTGA
- a CDS encoding HAMP domain-containing protein has protein sequence MSATPEGDGAGHLQKTGLVAKILKIIIAVGTIPLVLAMVLAYLQGNESLRGVIGSSFKALAFSSATQVDRDLEETINRISQLSRHPTLNLAVRERNRYLKSTIISEDLEKKQSTEWNEGGPIQQEILNNAGSRVLKGFLKQKHPSSSTIKSVFITDLRGQLVASSNTYPQFSNQLRNSWITIVRENSSAIFFSDLERDPKLQLHTIEVALPLLDHSGNIQGAFHFVFDAKALFSPSIKDIRFGETGHVMLIDSEGVVMSCPILPTGHKLDSPALVEAVTGPAPAWVETEGNGHGSPELSIIGFSPLSKINERIKPLNGKRLYTFAWESSEELFAPTKTLFLWIASAGLFSIIMIGLLGTVAARRMVKPIQKLKHTAEAIGRGEKVEPLKIKTGDEIETLAEEINTMNGLLQKAFSGLEQQVEEKSREVDYLREYTDCILMSVPETIIIFDEELKIEYGNAAFEKLCGQTADKFHGQSLGNLPLEEPEKWEQVQKELVLFQEGGSREKTNSRTGAQHNYLAKDPLSPGNESVEDHPLNIEIGNKIFAYVFFDVAIEGHEGKRFGLIMKDITEEKKLLDQLTLADKLSGLGTLAAGIAHEMNNPLYTIMGYTEAIKDETDPANINKYANKVLTRSKQMASIILNLTGYSRSNGHDEPKPVDVNEQLKAATEMALLASYSSDIELEQTLGNLPLILAKPEEIQQVLHNIIRNSVQAMQGKGKIKMSSHFDGQRVVISIQDNGPGIPKEFAKKIFDPFFTTKAQGEGTGLGLNLVHRIVKKYGGNITVESDVGQGARFMIIFPCEQAVSLQEPESAT, from the coding sequence ATGAGCGCAACTCCAGAAGGCGACGGAGCAGGGCATCTTCAGAAAACCGGACTGGTCGCCAAAATTCTAAAGATAATCATCGCAGTCGGAACTATCCCCCTGGTTCTGGCGATGGTCCTGGCTTATCTTCAAGGCAATGAATCTCTGCGCGGAGTGATAGGCTCAAGTTTTAAAGCGTTGGCATTTAGTAGCGCCACACAGGTTGACCGTGATCTGGAGGAAACGATTAACCGGATCTCTCAACTTTCCCGGCACCCTACCTTGAATCTGGCAGTACGCGAAAGGAATCGCTACCTGAAGTCAACAATCATTAGTGAGGATCTTGAAAAAAAACAATCGACTGAATGGAATGAAGGAGGCCCCATTCAGCAGGAAATTTTGAACAATGCCGGCAGTCGGGTTCTTAAAGGATTTTTGAAACAAAAGCATCCCTCTTCTTCTACGATCAAAAGTGTTTTCATAACGGACCTGCGAGGCCAACTTGTCGCAAGTTCAAACACCTACCCTCAATTTTCCAACCAGCTGCGAAATTCCTGGATAACTATTGTCCGGGAAAATTCCTCTGCCATTTTTTTCAGCGATCTTGAACGCGACCCGAAGCTTCAACTCCACACTATTGAAGTAGCTTTACCGCTTTTGGACCATTCCGGGAATATCCAGGGGGCCTTCCATTTTGTTTTTGATGCAAAAGCCCTATTCTCGCCTTCTATCAAAGACATCCGGTTTGGGGAAACCGGCCACGTGATGTTGATCGACTCGGAAGGGGTGGTCATGTCCTGTCCAATACTCCCCACAGGGCACAAGCTGGACAGCCCGGCTCTGGTCGAGGCTGTAACCGGTCCCGCTCCAGCATGGGTTGAAACCGAAGGTAACGGGCATGGAAGCCCGGAGCTTTCAATCATCGGTTTCTCTCCCCTTTCAAAAATAAATGAAAGAATCAAACCATTAAACGGCAAACGCCTGTACACATTCGCCTGGGAATCTTCTGAAGAACTATTTGCACCAACGAAAACCCTGTTCCTATGGATTGCTTCTGCCGGCCTGTTTTCGATTATCATGATCGGATTACTCGGAACAGTTGCGGCGCGGAGAATGGTCAAACCCATTCAAAAGTTAAAACACACTGCCGAGGCTATAGGACGGGGAGAAAAGGTTGAACCCTTGAAAATAAAAACCGGGGATGAAATCGAAACGCTGGCTGAAGAAATCAACACCATGAATGGGCTGTTACAAAAGGCTTTTTCCGGGCTTGAGCAACAGGTAGAAGAAAAATCCAGGGAAGTCGATTACCTGCGGGAGTACACGGACTGTATCCTGATGAGTGTGCCTGAAACCATAATTATTTTTGACGAGGAACTCAAAATAGAATATGGCAATGCCGCTTTTGAAAAACTCTGCGGTCAAACCGCTGACAAATTCCACGGTCAATCCCTGGGCAACCTGCCTCTGGAGGAACCAGAAAAATGGGAACAGGTTCAAAAAGAACTGGTCCTGTTCCAGGAAGGAGGCTCCAGGGAAAAAACTAACAGTCGCACTGGTGCACAGCACAATTACCTGGCCAAAGACCCCCTCTCCCCCGGCAATGAGTCTGTAGAAGATCATCCTCTCAATATAGAGATCGGAAACAAAATTTTTGCTTATGTCTTTTTCGATGTAGCCATAGAAGGCCATGAAGGAAAACGTTTTGGACTTATCATGAAGGACATTACCGAGGAGAAAAAGCTGCTGGACCAGTTGACCCTCGCCGACAAACTTTCAGGGCTCGGCACTCTGGCAGCAGGCATCGCCCACGAAATGAATAACCCTCTTTACACGATCATGGGGTATACAGAAGCAATCAAGGATGAAACCGACCCTGCAAACATCAATAAATATGCCAATAAAGTTTTGACCCGTTCAAAACAAATGGCTTCGATCATTCTAAACCTCACGGGTTATTCACGGTCCAACGGGCACGACGAACCCAAACCCGTGGATGTTAACGAACAGTTAAAAGCGGCTACTGAAATGGCACTGCTCGCTTCCTATTCCTCCGATATTGAGTTGGAGCAAACATTGGGAAACTTGCCTTTAATTTTGGCGAAGCCTGAGGAAATCCAGCAAGTCCTTCACAATATTATTCGCAATTCTGTGCAGGCAATGCAGGGGAAAGGAAAGATAAAAATGTCGTCACATTTCGACGGGCAACGGGTGGTGATCAGTATTCAGGACAATGGCCCTGGAATTCCGAAAGAATTTGCCAAAAAAATATTCGATCCCTTTTTCACGACCAAAGCTCAGGGAGAGGGAACAGGGTTGGGATTGAATCTGGTTCACAGGATCGTAAAAAAATACGGAGGAAATATCACAGTTGAATCGGATGTGGGGCAGGGAGCCCGCTTTATGATTATATTTCCCTGTGAACAGGCAGTCAGCCTGCAGGAGCCGGAGTCAGCAACTTAG